Below is a genomic region from Drosophila kikkawai strain 14028-0561.14 chromosome X, DkikHiC1v2, whole genome shotgun sequence.
AAGGAAACGAAAACCCATAGTCCATCCTCGCTGGAATCCTGCTAAATGCTTTCCAAATGCTTTCGACTTGgactgccgctgctgccgcttgCTACGACGGGCATAAAGGACCACGGGGCATTAGGAGTGTTAATAGAAAAGTGCCTCCGGCACTTTGGAATCGGTATTCTGTGCGGGATCGAATGGATCACCGTTCGAGGTGTTGACGAGCCGACAAGGCCTTGAAAGTGTCATAAAACTTTGGATTCTAAAGCGGCCCTGGGCCTAATGTTCAATGATAACAGGGACCTCGACTTCGACCTCGGAGAGAAGGTCATATCGTTGGAAGGCCAAAGGATAAAGGAAGTCCACATGGGGGTTTCCTTTGCTCTCCGAAAAGCAGGTCTGCCAGATCGTCAAAGATCACACCATCGGCCAGAATCAAGTTTAGCATTTGATTTCATTTAGCCAAGAGTGTTGATGAGTCCCTGATTTATGGCAGCGGAACTATTAATGCCATAAAAGCTGGCTTAGGCGATTGCCACTTGGGGTCTGCGGGATCTCTGGTTGCGACTCTGAGGCCTTCTTCTCGAAACCGGTTGGCAGCCGGCACGCGACAGAGCCAGGTTGAAGTTTTTGGTCTGGAAATGCGTCGCGGAAGAAGGCAGCTGAAACGCCTGCCTGCAGATGAAAAACTCTTCCCACTCCGGGATACAGGGAACACTCAACGCCAGGTGAGCAGCTGCTCAGATCTCAGAGAGACCGAGTGGGTTTTTGCGCTCTTTATCTCATTCTCGCAAAGGTAACACACACCTTCAGAGAGTGCGTGCTCGGATTGGCCGAGGGTCTCTCgccacagagagagagactgaTCCTTGCTCCtatgctgccgctgccgctgccgctgacGCAGCCGCCGCTGTTGCACCTTTTGTCGCAGGTAGACAATCTGCAGGTGAGATTCGTGTCCTGGAGCCCTTGGGCCCCTATAAATAGCTGCAACGGCCCGGAGAAGGGCATCAGAACGGAGCCAGCTCTCGAGCAGAACTCACCAGCCAAACTCAAGCTCTCTAATATCTCCGAAGCAGCAATCTACAACATGGCTCTGGGCAGCGAGAACCATCAGTCCCTCTACTACGAGGACTCCTCTTCATCCTCTGGCTCGACCTCTCCCATCTGCGGTCCCTCGGTTGTCCGACGGAATGCCCGCGAACGGAACCGTGTCAAGCAGGTCAACAATGGGTTCAGCCAGCTCCGCCAGCACATACCCGTGGCGGTGATTGCCGATCTGAGCAACGGACGGCGTGGCATTGGCCCCGGTGCCAATAAGAAGCTCAGCAAAGTTAGCACCCTGAAGATGGCCGTGGAGTACATTCGCCGGCTGCAGAAGCTCATCGATGAGAACGACAGtagtcagcagcagcagcagcagttgcagcagcagcagcagcaacaacaacagctgcagcagcagcagcatctacAATTCCAGCAGCAACGGCTGCAGCAACTcgagcagcatcagcagcactTTTACGcgtggcagcagcaactgcagctcAGCTCGCCCTCGGGCAGCGTgagctcctgcagcagcagtctgagcagcagcagcagcaactacttcccaggcgcagcagcagcagcggcagcaccaCCGGCCACCAcatcctcctccgcctcgaACATTGTTGCCAAGCTGGAGACCAGCTATGAAGACTACCGCAACAACTCGTGCAGCTCTGGGGCCGAGGATGAGGACATACTCGACTACATTTCCCTCTGGCAGGATGATCTGTAGGGAGTCATCCCCCCATCCTGCAACCGCTagtcgcacacacacacacacacccaaccATTGATTGTATTACCTCATCTGCCAAGTATTTATATTCCCCAAAAAccaacactttttttttgcctgtaCAAATTAGCACTTAAGGTTTTTATGTAGTTTATAGGACCGTTCCTAAGATTTAGCTGTGTAATGGAAGACAATGTATGCTTAagaatatcttttttttttttttttttaatataaataaaaaaacatggAGGACATTAAACTGATAATTATAAAGAACTTCTAATGGcttgttttctttaaatatctttttCGTGTGATTTGTATAAAGGTAAAGGGTAAAGAACGCTAGTTTAGTTTCCTCTGTGGATTCTCCACATACCTTTACCTTTTACCTTTCAATATAGGCACCTTTAATGTCCCAATTTTAAGTCACAATAAAGAATGGCAGGAGCTTACATATCGGCCTGACGATCGACGTTACCGTTAAGTATTTGCCGGATCACCGATGACGGGCCAGTAAATTATCCTAACAATTTGTCAGGGACCCTTCTCCAGAGAGCTTTCCACAATCAAGGACAATCGGTATCGAGAACTAAGAGCTGCAAGTAATTTACTGGCTGCATTTTTGCATATGGCCAACAGTTAATCAGAGCCCGAATGCCGCCGATCGATCGTTGCTGGACTAATTTTAAGTTATTCAAGCAATGCAGTCGCCAATTGTCCAGAGATCGCCCCCGACACAGGGCAGTTAGGACCGGAATGCACTGGGATTGTTTTGTGCAGCGCAACGGAAGCCGCTGAAGCCGATGAATTGGTCAGAGATAAGCCAAATGCCAAAGCCACCGCGACATTGTACGGCTAGGGATATGTACACATAAGTGTATTCCCCCCTTTGGCAGTCCACATCCGCTGGAGAAACGGCTAGCAACTCCCACGCGCATTTCCTGCTGCCCCAAACTGGATCTCATTAATAGATCGGCAAAGCGGCAAAGCGGGGGGCTGCTGCGAATACGCACTTCCGTCACCCGGCGGCAGTCAGCCCTCGGCCACTGAGACCTTCAAGAGCCACCACACTGGTGCTGAACTATAGCGGCTATAACCGATCTTCTGTTTGCCAGGCTTTCCATGGCAATCAATTCGCCATGCGCTGCGGAAGAGCGGTGCTCCGAACGGTTAACtgggcactgagagaaaatcaAGGGATAATAGAGCCAAAACCTTAAAGATTGTCAACAAATAAAGTTAGGATATACTCAatgttgccttttgttttctttaaaatttaaataaatatttaaaggaaGACGTTAGACTATTCTTAATATTGAAAAGCCTCGAATCcttggttttttttggcagtgtAAGCACAGAATCGAACGGTTCTGAGGCCCACAGCTACTACGGCTCTCTTCATGGCGCATTTATCGAATTATTATTTCCGGCTCTTTCCAGCTTTTTGCATTGCAAAAGGAGTGGGGAAATGCGAGGGATTCTCCCAGCGAGGGAGATGCTGATTTCCCCAAAGGGCTCGGGTGGATaccaagaatatatacatacatacatcccCACAGCATATGAATGCACTCCTCCATTGGCGGTCGCAATGGGCGACATACGACAATGTCCCGGCGACAGCAAACGGTGCAAAATCGAACGCTTTTTGTGTGAAGTTAATAATATGTTTGACATGGCCCCGAAAAGgggatcgatcgatcgatcgatcggtTCGCCTGTCGAAATATATGCAGAAATATGTAGCAGATATAGCGCCCCGGGGGCACCGCCGAGAGCCTTTTTCCTCGGCCTGGTGCAAcgattatatatatgtgtttttgtgttttgtgggGCTCTTTACATGCAACGaataaatttatgatttattaagGATGCTCTGATTACAACACAACCGCCTCATGGCCCATGGTTCCCCATGACTGATGTCTCGTAAATAACCTCCTCACAAACTGGGAAGAAGGGGAAGGAGATGGAGACGGAGACCGCAGACTGGAGCGGGTAGAGAGTGACCAACAAGTGAGTTATTTGTTTAACATGAACGCGTTTTTGACTCACAAATGTTGACAAAGAATAATGTAATTTATGTTCGGCCCTGACATCTTTTCCAGGATTTCTCCTCAGAGCGAGAATGCTCAGGGCATCGTCGTGCTAGCGATGGCACCGCACTTGCAATTAGAGATATTCGCACCGATATGAAGAGTATCTCGGTTCTGGGCGTATCCCTCAGATAAGACACGAAATGCCGACAAATAGGCAGCGGCCTTTGTTGCCTAGTTTCCCCGATCGCGTGCACAATTGTCCACGTAATTGTGATGTTATTATGTAACTTCTGGCGAAGTGCGGCGCACAAGTGCGGCAATGGTGCACTTGTCGCTGGCCTCCTCCATTGTTACAGTTCCTGTGCAGTTCCCAGCAATTAAAAGGAACGCCCACCGCTCTGGAGTCTCAAAAGGATCCCGCTTTCCTTGCGTGTGCGATCCTTTCAGGATTGAAATGGAACACTAAAGTTCTCCTAGTTAAGCTGATTACCCTTGACAATGCAGCTGAAATGATAATGACGGAGGAAGCCCCGTAGTATATGTAGAGGGGATTACCCCCAACTTCATTTGACGgctattaaaaattattaggGACGAGCACAGCAGACAATCGTTTccaataaaaaactataaaaccGGATTATGTTCttggagagagagagttcacttacttttacttttttaagaATATGTTTCAGTTTCCCTTCCCAAAAACCTTTGGCAATGTCTTAATTACCTCGCCGAAAATGTCTCAATTCGACCGCGGGCTTTCACTTtgtcaaattaattaaattaattaccgCCACTGCGGCGTCCGGCGATCATCAAAAGCGTTTCTTTGGGCTTCCTTAATTATGGACTCCTGCAGGGACCAGCTTTCCTTAATTGCTGCCAAGCAAAAAAGCGAGTTAAAACccacaaaacaaagcaaataaaatgcataaatggAGCGACTTAAGTATGGTCAAAGAGCCCAGGAAAGGTTTAGAGAAGGAAGTCACAGGATCCGGAAAAACTGAACTGCATCCTGCTGAAATCAGCTGGCTTTTCCGtatatcttaaaatttaaaatataccatttaaatatttacaaatattaaactttaagAAACTATTTCAAGCTGTGTACAGATTTTTCCAAGGATAATGAAAACCTACGGCCTACagtttttgcattttgcatgcCTCAAGGAGAGCATTAACCTTAAGTAGGCAtatcatttaataaaaacaaaaacacaattcATAATATAAAGAGCGGCATTCATATATATAATCTCATTAAAATGGTTTATTCCTTTATTCGTTTATCAAAAAAGAGCGATGCTCTTGAAAGGCATTCAAGCCGCCGATTCTGCGATATTTGGCTTGCTCCTAGAAGGATCCTCCCTTAGGTGGCGGGGCTTCATAATGCAATTTATGGCATTTAATTGGGATCGCCGGAGAGCCAAAACTGAGCTGCGAACAACCACCGATTGCTGGTGGAGCCTAGCCCAAGTCGCGTGGCATTGCAAGGAGACGGAATACGTATTCCCCCTCCAGCATTTAAATGCACTCCGACTCACTGCGTGACTGGGCTAATTAGTCGCACTGCACTACGCGCATTTATGCGTTGAAATTCACTTTTGATTTCATATGCATTTCATCAAATTGCCGCTGCGCACGCGCATTAAGAAGCCGGAGTCGGAGTCGCAGTCGGGAGTGGTTGCTGGTGGAGATAAGGGACCTTGGTATGATTTGAAAATTACTCGACAAAAAAGCATGggctgcaaaaaaatataaatgtatacctgtatatataaaaaaacagcTAAAACGGGTTGCAGCCTTGCCAATTAAATGTGGTCCAGTCCCCCGGTCCTCGCTCCCAGCTCACCAGCTCACCACCAGCTCCCGATCCCAAGTCCGTTGTCATTGCCGCGGTTTACTTCAAATGAGGGACGCGCGCGTCCAGCGCCAAAATGGCAatctttttgaaatttatgatGAAAAAATGAACACTGTCGcttttttgaacattttaattatacaCAGACACTGACACAGACAGAGCCCAGCGCACGGCCGACGGAATAAACATAtcccagcagacaaagagCGGTCTAAGTGTGGATGGATCCGAAAAATGCCCACTAAAGATATTAAAAACGGAAAAAGAATCGGAGTTTCTGCATTAGTTATGCTAAATGCTTAAAAACGGATGCGCAAACGTAGAAAAAGCGAACAAGTATCGCAAATTCTCAGCATAATACACGATAATGATGTCGTAAAAGGTCCGCAATCGAAATCTTTTTCGGATTCCGAAAATTATAGCATTTTCTGCCACAAAACCCTTGAAAGGTGATTAGCTTTATCATAGTTTTATCCACTTGAAACCCGCAAAATTCTTGTTTTCAATATCATAAACAAacgtttttgtctgctgggatATTATTGGGAGAGCAGCGGCAGCCAAGATTTTCGAGAATTACGAATATGGTTCAACGGCGCCCTGGCTTAACCGGTAGCCAAAAGCACCGCCAGAAAGTATCTCAAATTGTGGGATAAATATATcatgaaaattatattttaaaaatatttctgactactacaactatttctataaaaaatataaaaagattcCTTATTTTAATggcaaaaattacaaaaaaatctaGACAAAGTAAAAGGTTTAGGATTTTACACTTTAAatcacttaaaattaaatatttcattggGCAAATGTGGCCCATAGTTGACCAATAATTTCGGAAAGTGTACCCAAAAGAAACGACCTCACCCGGAATTCCAGGGCAGACTACACTTTTTGGGGGCATTTGGCgagtaattaataaattcgCAACGCTGCCACAGGATATTTGCATAAGAAATTATGGCAATGAAATGTTATGACCACGCTCGTGACAGACGACTTGCAGCTCTGCTGCTCCtggtgctcctcctcctcctcttcctcctgcCAAGGTCGCCCTGGCGGCTCTGACTTTGAAGCTCCTTGTGCAATTGCATAAGCCAGTTTTCGCCAGGGATCGCCACCAGCTGAGTGCTCAAACTGGAGGACAGACAGTGTGTCTGCCTTTCGGGTGACATTTATGCATATGTCCTGGCAGGCAGGACAACAGAAGCACACAGCGTGTGGCGAATGTCCGAGAAACCCATTGGCACAAACAAACATTGATATCCTTTTGCACGTGGCCCAGAGGATAATGCCAGTCCCAAACCCAACCAACGCCTTTGTGCCCGCAACAATGATAATGAAAAGTAGTTAACGCAAATTACATAAGGCTCTCTCTATTGTTTTGCCTTTGAAAGGACACAGGCCAAGGCCTCTTCAGAGGTTGCGCCCTGAAAATCGGTTTCTAATATCGTATAGattctttaaattctaattttcCCTTTCCGGACAGGACACGCGGCAGGAGCAGAAGCCACAGACTTCGGCACTTTCAACTCAGGGCGCTGCGTCTTCGCAGGAAGTCGATGGGTAGCATTTCATTGAATGCCAATTACGTTCAATGGAGTCCCCGAGCCGCAACAATAATTCTCAAAGTTCCTCCGAACAACTGCCAATAGCTGATTGCGGAGAAAAGGCGGCTTCCTAGCCTTCATCTTGCCGCCTCACAAGCGCCAAGAGCTGACACCACACAGTGGAGGCTCTGCAGCTTATCCCTATCCTctattaatttcaataaaatcgGCACAGAAAAGCCAGATCAGCCTGTTTCTAATATCTATCTAATTTCGAAAATGTTAActatgtaaccccttatcaaattttgaaaaaaaataaaaacccaaacaatttcttttaattttttgggaaaagcttaatagaaaaaaatcataactcagccaaaagtgcattaattttgattcgaaaaactgttctgagttggtTTTTAATAGGTTTATTAATCTGCAaaccaaatatatttaaattattcatctgcaattttatataattttgacaaaagtgaaagtttataatttatggtttatttttgagaaaatcgaaatggaaaaataTGCGTAACTCggttaaaaatgcattaatttcgaatcggaaagctgttctgaactAGTTTTAAATAGGTTTATTAATCTGCAaacgaaatttaaaaatttaggagatcaacatttttttcaatttttgagaattttaatgatgtaaccccttataagattttggaaaaaatgaaaaaaaatttttttctttccaagATAGCTAGAAAGATTTTCCTGTTCAtggtgatcaagaatatatatgatttgtggggtcggaaatgactccttcactaaataaaataataatacccctcaagaaaacccaaaatatttgatttttttaaatatttttttttatgataattttgtgtaaaactcaaaatttcaaaatatcaTAGCTCAGTCAAAAAAGACTCAAATTCACtttggaaagcttttctatgctagttttttctagcttaaaaaatctgtaaactaaattttaaatttaaaaaaatcaaaatttttgatgatttttgagaattttaatgatgtaaccccttataaaatcttagaaaaaattaaaaaaaaaaaaaattctttccaagatggctagaaagattctcctgtttatgctgatcatatatatatggtttatggggtcggaaatatCTTCTTCgctaaataaaatcataatatacTTCAAGAAGacccaaaatatttaaattctttaaagacAAGCTAAATCGAAAATAATCATAAGTCAGCcaaaaatgaacaaattttcatgtggaaagctgttctgagttggtCTTTAATAGGACTATTAATCTGCATaccaaatataattaaattattaatctgcaattttaaaaaatttttcaaacaaTTTTGGGAACAGCGAACTACAAAAATATCAttactcggccaaaaatgccttaattttaaatcggaaagctgttctctGTTGACTTTTAGCAGCTTTATTAATAtgcattataaatttaatttaaatattaatcagtaattttatataactttaaaaacaattaaaatctataattttatatgattatTTTTGGGAAAGCTTAATGGAAAAACATCATAGCCCGGacaaaaaagcattaattttgattcgaaaagctgttctgagtttgtttttaataagtttattAATCTGCAtactatatttaattttaatattaatccataattttatataattttgcaAACAATGAAAATCCATTAAATCCAAGCTAAACTGAAAAAACTCATAACTCtgccaaaaattcattaatttcaattcggaaaactgtttaaagttagtttttaataggtttattaatctgcatactaaacttaaaaattttaaaaataaaaatttttgttcaatttttgattattttagaattttgaaaaaaaattaaaaaattttttttcgtttggacatggctagaaaaGTTCCCCTGTTTAtggtgatcaagaatatatatgatttataggcccggaaatgactccttcccTGCGTTTTTAGCGTTTGactgaaattttaataccctgcaaggataCAAAAACCTTTGAAATGAAACCCAAGGAGCCACTTCACCACTTCCTATGGCAAACCGTTTTATAAACCCAATTTTTGCAGCGGTATTTTTGCCTGGATACACTCTAGAGTTTAGTTCCCTAAACACACTCTGAGTATTAGCGTTAATCTTTGAATATTTCACAGATCGATCCTGAACCGTTctttaaacacacacacacagagacttCGTTTGGCATCCCTTCCGGAGACTTCTTCCCCCGCATTCCGACATCGCAGCATCGTGCGTGTGAATCTATTAAAAGAGCAGCCGTCAGTTGGACCGCCGCCC
It encodes:
- the ac gene encoding achaete-scute complex protein T5, producing the protein MALGSENHQSLYYEDSSSSSGSTSPICGPSVVRRNARERNRVKQVNNGFSQLRQHIPVAVIADLSNGRRGIGPGANKKLSKVSTLKMAVEYIRRLQKLIDENDSSQQQQQQLQQQQQQQQQLQQQQHLQFQQQRLQQLEQHQQHFYAWQQQLQLSSPSGSVSSCSSSLSSSSSNYFPGAAAAAAAPPATTSSSASNIVAKLETSYEDYRNNSCSSGAEDEDILDYISLWQDDL